Part of the Vallitalea okinawensis genome, GTAAAGATGGCCACGCATTCATAGATAACTCTTCAATAAATCTAATCATATTCCCACCTCATATTATAGCTTCTAGCTTATTAACTAATACATAACTTAATTCTTATTCCAACTAATCTAAACAATTTAACATCCTATAGATTAATTGAAAAGGATTCTTCTTCACCTGATTCAGCGTGCCAGCTATATAAACTTTTTTAGATGGACAATAAAACGCAAAACTCCCTGTAGATCCTGAATGCCCTAGTATTTCAGGTGCAGGAATAAAAGGTGACATCACTCTTGACATTTTACATCTCATCATACCCATACTATATTCCAGAGGAAACCACTGAATTCTATGCCAATTATTATCAGTAATATACTTTCTCGGAAAAAGATTACCTCGATAAAACGCTTTTAAGAATCTTATTAAGTCATCTGCATCTGAAATTATGCCACCTGATGCAGGTTGACTAGATAATACCAAAGGACGGTCCAGTTTCTTCTTTCCCCAGTATATTGGTGTATATATTTCATCATTTCCTGTACATAAGTATGTCGACTTTAACTCTAAAGGTTTTATTATGTATTCACTATAGAGACTTGTTAATGATTGTCCCGTCACTGTTTTTGATAGCTCTCCTAATAATTCAAAATTCAAATCAGAATAGTAGGCTTTTTCTTGCGTACCATTTATAAAATGAGGTCTAAGCTTTCTAGTTCTATCTAATATTTCTTGTAAAGTAATTTCATAATCTTTTTCATATACATCTTTTAAAAAAGAATTATGGTCTTTACTTTTTTCAGTATAATAGTCTGCTAGCCCACTTGTTTGACATAAGAGTTGCTTAATGGTAATGAATCCACTATAATCTTTACCTTTGACAATATGAATACCTTTCAGTATATCAGCACTTACATATTTACCAATGGGATCATCCAGTGACATCTTTTTCTTTTCTACTAAGTTAAATATAACAGCTGCGGTAAACATTTTAGTTATACTAGCGATTGCAAAAGTCTTTAGCTCTTTAGCTGATCCGGCCTCTCCCCTCCAAATCAACTCGTCATTCTCATTAGCTATTTTTACTGTAGCATTAAAGACTTTCTTTTCATCACAACTATTTACTAATATTTTATTTAGCTTTCTAATATTGACCTTCATTCTCTACTCCTATCCTGCTCTCTTAACAAATAATCAACTTTTTCAATTAACTTGTTTATATCGCCTAGCACACCTTATTAATCAACAGTTACTTTTCCATTGTATTTCTATTTTAAGGTTTTTGTTATTAGTCATGACTATTCCTTAAAATACTTGAAGAAATTTATTGTCCCTTTTAAATCCTCTTCATTATCATATATGGATATCAACTTACCTAGTTCTATACCAAAATCCACATATCCTGTTGGTTTTGCAGTTACAATATTTCCATCCACTACGACATTGGAGCCTTCATAATTATCTTTATTAAAATACTTTAGAGATCTCTCATCTTTACTAACAGTATATTTTACATCTTGTATTATTCCTGCTTTAGCTAAATGTACAGGACCAGCACATATAGCTCCAATAATTGCTTTCTCGTTATTTGCTCTTCGCACTAAATCATATACCTCTTTCTTATCATATAACTCATTTGGATCTCCACCAGGTATTAATAGAACACCCACATCATTGATATCGATATCCTTTACCAATTTATGTGGAACATATTTAAATCCCTCACACGATGTTATAGGATTATCATCAACTGCTATTGTAATAATATCACCTTTACTCTTCAATAATAAGCTTGCTATAACTACTTCAAAATTTGCGAACCCTTCATAAATAAGTATGTATGTATTCATATCTCATCCTCCACTATTATTAATGTCACACATTCTAAAATCTTTATCAACCAATCTTTCCTTAAATCCAATAATATACTTTCTAAAACGAATATCCTGATTGTCTTAATCTACATATAGATTCTTTTAAAGCTTCAATTGTTTTAGTTTCGATAACTACCGAATACTCTTCTTTATAAGCTAAATCTATGTATTTATTAATATCAAGATCCCCATCATATAAGACCATATGATTTTGCTGACCACGAGCATCATGTAGATGCATATGTTTAAGTTTATTTATATTCTTAAGTATGTAATCTTTATCTAGATTTCCACTTGAGTAGTCATGTCCTATATCCCAAGTGAGCGCAAATCCATCGTCTTTTAAAAGTTCATCCATTATTGAAGTGATGAATTGTTTATCATATACTCCTGTATTTTCAATAGCAACCTTAATGGGGTATTGGCCAATTCTTTCAATGACTTGTTTTGCAAATGACTTAAAGGTTTGGCAGTATTCCATATTATATTTCTCATATAAAAATACTTTCTTTGATGGTAGTGTAAAATGAATCCCTTTACTCATGTGCATATTCATTATTTTACTGCCAATTCTTTTCATGATGTCTATTACTTCAAAAACAGTTTTCCAGTGAGCATCTCTTATCATTTTGTTGAAATGCGCAATTTCTAAATCTTCTGGCAAATGGAAAGTAAAGAAAATGTCGTGTTTCTGCTGTAATAAAAGTAGCTCACTGGCTTTCAATCGATCTACCTGATACTGAGGTAGGTTTAGATTTATTTCAATAAAATTTAAACCTAGGTCTTTACATAGTTTAATATTTTCCTCTATAGTATTTAATTCAATAAGTGTTGGCATTCCAATATTCAAGTACAAAGCCCCCATTCCCCTTTTATTATCTTCTCGCTCTTTTAGAGCATCAGCATAAGACACAAACCTTGGGTTTGACTCCTTATAGCCAAGTTTTTCTTTGTTATATTCTTACGATAGCAATGCAATGTCATTTATTATAAACAAAGTTGTAGTTCTTGATATATTCGAACTACAACTACCACAACAACAATCTTTCTCTATTTTACCTCATAATTACTATACTGTCCATAATGTGCTGTACTTCTGATTGTTTAGCTCCAACTCACATCCACGCCCTTGATAGAACTAATTCCTATAATATTTAAGAGGTCATATTTCGCTTTCTAAATAATACCTTTGAATCATGTTAAGAGTAAAATCATATAACCTCTTTCGCACATCGCCATCAAGAAGTTGTGTTTTAGCTTCATTTATGTAAAAATAATATAAATCATCGATTATTTCTAATTCTCTTGTGTCTGATAAGTTTTTCTTACTGAATAGATATACATCTCTTTTATCAATACTTGATAGTCCTTTTTCGATGCATAGACATCTAATTGTTTCCCATGCATTTTTAATTTGAGTTATAGTCCCATTGGTCATATCATAAGCAGAAACCCTATCCCCTAAATCAATAACTGAATTTTGTAGTCTTTTTATTCGAATAGTAACAAAATATTGAGGCTTAATTTTCGTATAATAGCATGTAATGTCTTTACCATATATAACATCATGATGTTTGATACTATCAAAAGCATAAAACCACAGCTTAGGATATCCATTTGGAATGTTCTTCAAACTCCATTCATCTATAGCTCTATTTCCACATTCTTTTACGGTATTAATGTCTTGCCATTGAATATCATAGATTAGCGGTTTTCTATGTTGGGCTCTTTTAGGTAAATTACTTTGAACATTCCCTATTACTCCTTCGATATGCTTCTTAACTTCTAAATCTATATTTTTATGTAATGTTGTGATTGTAATATCAATATCACTGGAATCTTCGACGAAGTCTCCCCTTATAATACTTCCATCTATCATCACACTAACAACTTCATTCTTAATTAATGTATGGATTATTTGGAGCTCATATTTTAATTGTTCTATATTCTCTAGAACTCGATCTATTATCATTCGAGGATTCTCCTATCATCCATCTTTATATCTATCAAAAATATTACTCTCTAATACTATTTTCTGATTGGTAGCATCTAAGTATATTTGACTTCCCAATGGTAATGTAAGCATTGGATGTGTATGGCAACAATCAAAATCAGCAATAAAAGGTAATTCCTGCCCATTCAGTACTTCTAAAAGGATCTCATAGGGCTTTCTTCCAGTACCCTTATCATCAAACAACTCATGTTTACCCAATATAATACCTGAAACTTTATCAAATATCCCATTAATCTTTAAGAGTGAAAAGCTCCTCTCAATCGTAGCTGCATCTTTTAGAGAGTCTTCTATAAAAAGAATATCTCCTTTTTCAATTATAGGCATATACTTGCTGCCCCATATTCCTGTAATTGTATTCAAATTCCCCCCAATAACTCTTCCTTTAGTACTACCACCATATACAGTTATCCAATTATTGAGGCTTTTACTTTTCCCTCTATTCTGTTCCACCCACTTTATGTACTCTTCTGTCCAATATTTTGGCATTGTATATTCATAATGATCTTCCTTATTATCTACTATTTCAATAAAGCTCTTGTATGTTTCATCAACAAAAGGCGGAAATTCGCCAAAGGATGCTACCAATGCTGGACCATAGAAGGTTGGAATTTCAGTCTGTGCATACAGGGCAAGTAAAATTGCAGTTACATCAGAATAACCTATAACGATTTTAGGATTACTCTTAAATGCTGTATAGTCTATATAGGGGAGTATAGAGTTGGAATTCATACCACCAATCGTTGACATTATACAATGAACATTTGGATCCCTTATTAATTGGTTCAATTCTTCAGCTCGCTCTTTTATTGTTCCAGACCTATAATAGTCTTCTTTGCCAGTTAAATTACCTTCTATTATATTATAGCCTTTGTTTTCTAGATACTTCTTTGCCCTTTCAAATCTTGTAGGAACAGTATTTGTTATAGGTGATGATGGGGAAAATATACCAATATTATCTCCCTT contains:
- a CDS encoding serine hydrolase domain-containing protein, whose protein sequence is MKVNIRKLNKILVNSCDEKKVFNATVKIANENDELIWRGEAGSAKELKTFAIASITKMFTAAVIFNLVEKKKMSLDDPIGKYVSADILKGIHIVKGKDYSGFITIKQLLCQTSGLADYYTEKSKDHNSFLKDVYEKDYEITLQEILDRTRKLRPHFINGTQEKAYYSDLNFELLGELSKTVTGQSLTSLYSEYIIKPLELKSTYLCTGNDEIYTPIYWGKKKLDRPLVLSSQPASGGIISDADDLIRFLKAFYRGNLFPRKYITDNNWHRIQWFPLEYSMGMMRCKMSRVMSPFIPAPEILGHSGSTGSFAFYCPSKKVYIAGTLNQVKKNPFQLIYRMLNCLD
- a CDS encoding DJ-1/PfpI family protein; translated protein: MNTYILIYEGFANFEVVIASLLLKSKGDIITIAVDDNPITSCEGFKYVPHKLVKDIDINDVGVLLIPGGDPNELYDKKEVYDLVRRANNEKAIIGAICAGPVHLAKAGIIQDVKYTVSKDERSLKYFNKDNYEGSNVVVDGNIVTAKPTGYVDFGIELGKLISIYDNEEDLKGTINFFKYFKE
- a CDS encoding sugar phosphate isomerase/epimerase family protein; this translates as MSYADALKEREDNKRGMGALYLNIGMPTLIELNTIEENIKLCKDLGLNFIEINLNLPQYQVDRLKASELLLLQQKHDIFFTFHLPEDLEIAHFNKMIRDAHWKTVFEVIDIMKRIGSKIMNMHMSKGIHFTLPSKKVFLYEKYNMEYCQTFKSFAKQVIERIGQYPIKVAIENTGVYDKQFITSIMDELLKDDGFALTWDIGHDYSSGNLDKDYILKNINKLKHMHLHDARGQQNHMVLYDGDLDINKYIDLAYKEEYSVVIETKTIEALKESICRLRQSGYSF
- a CDS encoding S66 family peptidase, which translates into the protein MRRLRKGDNIGIFSPSSPITNTVPTRFERAKKYLENKGYNIIEGNLTGKEDYYRSGTIKERAEELNQLIRDPNVHCIMSTIGGMNSNSILPYIDYTAFKSNPKIVIGYSDVTAILLALYAQTEIPTFYGPALVASFGEFPPFVDETYKSFIEIVDNKEDHYEYTMPKYWTEEYIKWVEQNRGKSKSLNNWITVYGGSTKGRVIGGNLNTITGIWGSKYMPIIEKGDILFIEDSLKDAATIERSFSLLKINGIFDKVSGIILGKHELFDDKGTGRKPYEILLEVLNGQELPFIADFDCCHTHPMLTLPLGSQIYLDATNQKIVLESNIFDRYKDG